The sequence aaaatatttttctctatttgcagtaaatttcggtataatacgaagatatttaagtgtattatttaagaattttcggtgcaTGTATGCTGATCAgatctgcataattcaaaactcttcttctccttccttctcatcttcttctcattcttcttcttttttttcatcatcttcttttttttaattcatattttttcttattttaccttctcaagtttctttttattttactctcttaataagaataaaaataaaaaaatcaaacaaaaaaaaaagaagaaacacataatgttgTAGAATTACTTGAAAGAGAATGaatttacattcattcaactaaaagaaagaaagaaataaggaaaaaaagaagaagaaaaaaaaatgcagcaccagagaaaatatttttctatatttgtaGCAAATTTTGGTGTAACACGAATATAtttaagtgtattgtttaagaattttcggtgttttTGTGCTAataaattttgcataattcaaaactcttcgatcttcctccttctcatcttctgctgcttcttctttttttttttttcatcatcatcactatcttcttcttctttttttcttattcatcttttccttttttgttttaccttttcaagtttcttcttgttttactctcttaacaagaataaaaacaaaaaaatcaaaaaaagaaaaagaaaaaatacataatgctgtaaaattacttgaaagaggatgaacttacattcattcaactaaaagaaagaaaaaaataagaaaaagaagaagaagaaaaaaaatgcagcattagaggaaacatttttctgtatttaatttgcagcaaatttcggtgtaacacgaagatatttaagtgtattgtttaagaattttcggtgtatgtgtgctaataagttctgcataattcaaaactcttcttcttcgtcctcctcatcttctgcccgctttttcttcttcatcttcttatttcattttctcataatttttttcGAGTTCAGCTTCGCAACTTCCTTCACTTTTCGCGACGATTTGAGAGatttttgagagattttgatCTTTGTTTAAATTTTGAACGCTGCAATTTTGATTGAGGGAAAAGAACCGTTTGCGTTATTCAAAAGTTGGGAAAAGCGCGTGTTTACAGGCAACCTGAACTGAGAGTTgtttttgttgagtttggacCAATTTGTATAAACTTATATACCAAAAAgatttgtatgtgtagcaggtctTAATTTTGTATTGAACAAATTAATCTTAATCAAATACAATAATATACATTACAtgactaataaaatttattatttttagttaatatATATTTAGTCAATTCTAAGTTTTNNNNNNNNNNNNNNNNNNNNNNNNNNNNNNNNNNNNNNNNNNNNNNNNNNNNNNNNNNNNNNNNNNNNNNNNNNNNNNNNNNNNNNNNNNNNNNNNNNNNNNNNNNNNNNNNNNNNNNNNNNNNNNNNNNNNNNNNNNNNNNNNNNNNNNNNNNNNNNNNNNNNNNNNNNNNNNNNNNNNNNNNNNNNNNNNNNNNNNNNNNNNNNNNNNNNNNNNNNNNNNNNNNNNNNNNNNNNNNNNNNNNNNNNNNNNNNNNNNNNNNNNNNNNNNNNNNNNNNNNNNNNNNNNNNNNNNNNNNNNNNNNNNNNNNNNNNNNNNNNNNNNNNNNNNNNNNNNNNNNNNNNNNNNNNNNNNNNNNNNNNNNNNNNNNNNNNNNNNNNNNNNNNNNNNNNNNNNNNNNNNNNNNNNNNNNNNNNNNNttctaatttaataaaaattaatttaaaacaattaTGGAGATATTAGAAAATAAGCTATCACTGCAAAACTCTAGTAAAATTGTTGATACCGGATAATCGATGAAATCATGCATGGTATGTAGTAGTTTGTATACCCATATAATGAACCAAGAAACGATAACATTCTGATCCagataatgaataaaaaatacttataaatttcttcctaattttttattgaaatatcTCACATCAAAATTGTAAAGTATTGATTTATGTGTCCACCGGCAATTAATCAAACGTCTGAATAAGAATTCTTATCATGTTATCATCACTAGCTGCATGGTGACTGATCAGAGACAATTAgccaataatataaataatttgtgACAACATTAATTTTAATAGTGCTTATTATGCACGTTAAAACCTAAATCAAACCATAGTTGTCTAAGTTCTTtagttattattactatttttcttCAGCATAATTTTATTGgtaaggttaaaattaaaatgaaataaatCTTAAGAATAAACTTAAACATCCAATATAAAGGGGAGTTTTTTTcttgatatttttttatatgaaagaaATTATTAAATTAGTGTTAATTACANNNNNNNNNNNNNNNNNNNNNNNNNNNNNNNNNNNNNNNNNNNNNNNNNNNNNNttttttttttttttaatatgaaattatttttaaaaaaaagttattaatataaattgaACTTTTAGATTTGTTGAGAAAAGAGGAGGAGAATGAAATTGGTGGATCAGACTTCTACAATATAAAATGTTAAAAAATCCAAGTAACTATATCATGGATCTAAACTCTATTCCCCAGTCTAATAGGCCAAGAATTAATTCACTGCAGTATTGAGCtccatttaaaaatttgttgctaGTCAATAGTTTACTGCTTGCACAAGATGGGATTCAAATTCTTGACAtttgcttaagcggactagtgagctaatCACTAGACCAactcaatttggtttatgaagtCGGGTATGTAAAGTATATTTTTCTCCACTGTTTTTCTGGGCCGGGTACTGTTTTCATTAATAGGGCTGAAGCTGAGAGAGATGGGCTTTTTGTAGTCAATTTGGACTCTCCAAGATAATGGGCTCACAGATCGTTATAGACTTATTTATACATTTATGTAACACTAGTTTCCCAAgcttattatcattattttaggGGAACTCACGTTTAAGATTATTTGTTTTGGGTCAACAAATTTGGGTTTAATAATGAACATCAAGATTTCCAAGTTTCAACATAAGGCTATAAAAAAAAACATCAACCCAAGGACCATACCAAACATTATTATATGTTTGTATGTAACCTAGACAGAACCTAGACACCAAACATGATCGTGAATTCGTGATACCTATGGCTAATAGATAAAGCTTGATCTTAACTTGTTATCTTGGTACATTTTGCCATTTTACATAAGAATGAAATGCTAACATAATATACGTCATTCAAGCATGGTATGGTTCAACTTGTTATTGTATAGAAACATCTTAACAAAACTAATATGAAAAATGAATAATTACATAAGCTTCTCGTTTGGTACCACCCACCAAGATAAGAAAGGTCATATTTGATTCAATTTCTAAAAGTCAACATTTATTACTCAGCAAGACATCCATAAATTTTTGTGACTTATCATTGTCCTCAAATGGAACAGCTTTCCGTACGCTTGAACATTCAATTTCAGAGAAACAAAAATTGGTCAAACAAAATGAAGAAAGTTTATTGGTCCTATTGAAAATTGAAAGTCAAACTTCTGAAATATATAGCCGTGTTGAAAGTCAGCTCTTTAATTGAAAGTCTAACTTCATCAGATCCTAAACCTAATAATTTTTAACCGAATATTCTTTATCTCCACCAATACATTTTCTACCTAATAAAGCGATTATTGAAATTAATCGTAATCATCGTTAGCTTCTCTATGTAATTGTACTTTCATGACTTTTAAATTTTTGGGGCAAGACTTTCATGATTAACATTTAACAATGTTGCAAGTTGCAACACTATAAACGAtcgaaaaagcataaaaaaaaaaatggcGCAAGTTGCAATCAACCGGGACCAATGTGTAACTTAAGAAATGAAAAAcgggttttaaatttttttttttttcatcatggtGCTTTAACAGGGGAAAGttcttgaatatcacatgtgctATAGTCTCACAACATATggaaaattgaaaataattaagGGTATATTCGGTTTAATTTTGTGGAAGAtcacttttaaaaatattaagtCAAGAAATTTTAACAACCTACTTAATTGAATCAGCTGTTTTAATACTTATGGGATTGTTTATTTGAATTTGAAgggtgattttatttttcttttaaaaagtaTAAGCCAATATTTTGTAAGTATGTTCTTTGATGTGTACAAATTACATATGTTCTGACTTCATAAAAGAATCGATTTATAGTAAATATATCTCTCACACTTATATTTAGataatttaaacaaaataaaaaagagcaatgctaggggccagcaacatttgtgattggtagccatcaactagccatcaatgatgattttatggtgtgagattggtgtgagatatCATTCAATGGCTTACatttctctgctggttacatgctggccaaaatgcaataaaattgctggcccctagacttttccaataAAAAAATTGCAGACATTATAAAAAAGCAAATTCNNNNNNNNNNNNNNNNNNNNNNNNNNNNNNNNNNNNNNNNNNNNNNNNNNNAAATAAAAAAGCTTAAATTTATTAGACTATTTTTGActatttttaactatttttttgttatcaaatatttcTCCTTCGAGAAACAatagcaccaccacttccctaaaTTTATCCAAACAAACTTACCCTATCATCTAACGCACTACATAATAAGGCATTATATCCTCCATATATATGTGACGTTTGCGTTTACTTTTCTCACTGCTTATTGTCCTGTTAAGTAAATCATTGAAGTGACAcccaaatatttataaaattttaaaataattcgtacataattaaattaaatatttttgtgatgagtttaataataaaaaaagcatTGCCTCAATAAATATTAGAGAGCACATTGTCAATGACTGCAGCAGCATGTAATACCCACTACTTGAGTGGGTTACATGATGACCCACAAAGGTTCTATTATTACCCAACTTTATGTTCCAATATGACTCCAATCTAATTCTCTATATCTATATTAAAAATGCAACATGGGGACCATACCTTTTAGATTCATTGACCCTAAATTCAATAACATAAAATCAAAATACTATACAAAATCAATACAAGAAATAGCTTAGATCTTCATCTCTTTAATTAGCCATTGATATACCATAAGAATATATATAGGATTAacaccaaaataaaaataaaaataaaaataaaaatcctaataaATACAAGAATTAAAAATTGAATTATTAGAAGGTTTAGAAGCTAGCTCTCTTAAGAGAAGTGAGAGTAATCTTAGAGCCTAAAGGTGAAGTTCCAACTTGAATCTCAAATGAATCATAACGAAGAAAGAGTTCAATAACTAGAAGTCTTGAAACAAGCACAACAAAATCCTTCCCAGCACATTGCTTGTTGGAAATACTGGGATTTTCGGTTTCAGGACCATTGGACCAAATGACATACTTCAACAACTTCTCCCCTTCCTCTCCCATGAACCTGTCCCCAACAAATTCCTCGGCTCTGTCGAAAATCTTTGGATCTTTGGTTGCAAATGGTTGGTACCCAAATAGCATTTCCCCTGCTTTTACCTAACCCATGTCAACAATAAACCGTTAGTTTGTTAGTTAAATGATAAAatacaaacacaaacacaaacacaactCACCACTTTAGCTGTAGAAGTATCcactttatattaaaaaaaaagagacaaattTTTAAGTGTTTTTGTACTCTCANNNTTAGATTAATCAAATAAACAATTATAATATTCTAATAAAAAAAGCTAGTGTACTCTGCatcaaataaaatttatttttttaatgattaGATTTTTATCTATTCatatcaattttttattattacaaAACAAACTATTACTATCAAGAATAGATTTGCTAAATTTGATAGTAATTAGCAATAATAATTACTAGttaattaatgaattaattaCCTGAAAAGCATGTTCATGGCTTTCAATGACCAAGTCCCGTTTGGCTTTGCCATACTGCAACGGCACCGGCGGATCAATCCTAAGCGCCTCGTACACCACCGACTTCATCAGCTCCATTTTCTCCATCGTCGCCATCGTAACCTCTCCACCCGCCTCCTTCACCGCCGCCCTAATCTCCGCTGCAAGCTGCGCGTGCAACTTCACCCCCGCCCTCCCGATCCACTTCATCACGTTTGGGAAGAACAGCTTCATGCCTCCGAACGAATTGAAGCAGGTCGCAAAAACTAGGTTATGGCACGCTTCCTCTCTCGGGATTCCCAATCTCTCACCTTCATCCAGCACGAATCCCGAAGATTCGTAGAAGAAATCGTAGAGCCTCTGGTACTGCTTCTTGATTAACTTCGGCGGAAGACGGAAGTTGTGGAAAACAGAATCTTCAATGAACTGAGGCAGACCGAGTCGCAGAATCGGACTGAGTTGAAACAGAACCCACTTCTGAACAATTCCTGGTCCGTCCGTACCGAGTTCGGTGTCGCCGGGGTTCGAACCGAAGAGCGATCGCCCTAAGAAGTTAAAAGCTGCTTGATCGTTGGCGAGGGCAAAATCGGCTTTTCCTTTCTCAGAAAGCTCTGATTCCAAGGACTCGAAGAACTCCGTGTAGCTTGAACGGAACTCAGGAATCACGTTTTCACGACGTGATTTCAAGAGAAAAAACATTAACCGTTTCAAAAGGCCGTGTTTGGCTTCTGAAGGATCCAGGTAAGCGAGGACTCTGTAACCGCCGGTGAATTCAGTCGACGGCATGTAGGTTCCGGTGAACACGTCACGCTTTTCCACTTTCGAGACGTCAAAAAGAGTGGGAAAAGACTTGGCGTCGAGCAAAACGACTACGTTTGGTGAGTTTGAGATGAACGGTCCAGGTGGCATGTTGGTGCGGAAAACGGTTGATTGGTATTTTTGGATTCTTGATTTGAAAAACTCGTCACGCCCTTGGTTGTAGAAGTAATCCTGACGGTCTTTTAAAGGACCGATGATTGGGATCCCAAGGTCCCCCGGGATCTTCCTCATCGGTAGGTTGTTGATGGTTGGCTCACTTGGTAAAGAATTTGTTTGTCCACGCTCGGGTGGGACCGATACTGACGGTGTCGGCCTCTCCGACACGGAAGCCCGGATTGGAAATACATGGAAAGAAGAGCGATTTGAGTTTGTTGATGGAAGTGAGAGCTTGTTGGAAGTTGTCACCCTTATTGATGGGAAATCTAGTTGGAGGAATAGAGAAGATGGCAATGTTGATGATGCCATGTTTTGTTCTTAGAACTATTGAGCTTAGGACTGTAATCAAAGTTTAGGAAGAAGGTTTGGGATTTGGgagggtaattaaaataagagATGGGAGGGTAGGTGGGTGATGGAATGGTCTAACCGGTACTGCTTGAGAAAAGAAGAGGGGTATGTGGGGATtttatatgattgaaatttaggGGAGGGAGCTGTTTGGATAACCATTTGAAGAAAAAATGCAGAGCCTCTTCCATTTTGTCCAAAATATAATAGTGTTGGACTTTAGGAATCGTGTAACTTGTGCTTTAATTAATTGAGTTTTTGCTATTATCAAGGCACTGTTCATTTGGTTGTGCTTGGACTGTGCCTCCCAAAAAAGCATCTAATATTTTGTTTGCTTTATGGATTATAAATTTAGGTTTTATTATAATAAGAGGCTTTTTATATTGAGAAAGTTTAGGTtagtaatttttatgttttgtgatcAATACTTAATCATAAAAAAAAGTGagtgattttttattattagatgtaatctcacaccattaaaaatattattgatgatcgatttgtgtactccaaatttttttaattttttactaaaaaattGGACGGTCCAATTTTTGTTCCTGACACTACAGTTGCGTAAAGCACCTATACATTCTATATCTGCGTTCTACATCATTCTTCCTCCCACATCTAAATTAAAAAGTACTCTTATTTGGTTGGATGTATATTCTTATTTTTACTAGAGAAATTCTAAATCGACACATGTTTTTTTTTCCCACAATTGagtgtaaaaattttaaaaataagctTTAGTGGTAGATTTTTAACATGCACTGTGAGGCTATTGAACATTATGTAGCACTAGGAGTTATGATAATTTTTTTGCACTAACAAGCTAGTAGTTTAGTTGGTTTAGGGTATACTATAATATTTAGGTATACAAATATGTTAAAACTAAAAAGAGAGAGTTTTActgtttaaataattttatttattttaagtaaATTTGTTTCAGATGATAAAGTATCCAATGAAAATTTTCAATATAAAACTGTACTGTTTATGGATAAGAAATTATTGTCCTACATTTATTATGAAACTCGATCTTATCCTCTAGTAATAATATTGGACTAATGATGTCAGGATAATAAAATAACTACACAAATCTTGTTatcgatttattttatttatttagatatTAGGCTATTTTGACATATTATAATTAGATTATTTCCTAGGTCGATTTTATCCTCTAATGCTAATCATTATTGGATTTTGAATCAGGTTGCAATTTACATAAATACCAAAAACTAGTTATCTGTATAAAAATTTACAATAATTTTGTATTcacatttataataaaaatacaaacaaaGATAAAGTAGTGATTTATAAGTGGACAATATTTGATATTCATAAAAAGTTTgattattttgataattaattattctattaaaaatatataatgactagtttagtaattaatttttgtgtttataaaacatctttttataaaaaaagaaaCGTGTCATAAAAATATAATGGTATTAGTGCAAGTCGCATTATGAAAGGTTATTTTTGGAATGAAAGTAGTGCTCTAAAAACTTTTGGTGATGTTGCCTATTGTCTCTATCATATTGGGATAGAACCTTTGTATCTTTGGAATGTGGCATTCATTCTTTCAAGATAGGCAATGCCGTGTTATATATGTGTCTGAAAATATGGAAGATATATATCTATTTATCCCATGTTtggtttaatttggattttactCTATTTAGTAGTTACAGGATAAATAAGAATGGTTCCATCTCTTCAAACTATTTCACATTTTAGTCACTTGCatttttatgttcaaaatattgGAAAAGGGTTATATTAGTAATGCCACTTGTTATAAATCTAGTTTGGTCACATAGCAtatagataaataagataatgcactcaacaaaaataaattatagtgCCTTGAAGACCGATGgaatataataaattattttgCTAATGCTATGATAGTATGAAAAAGTTTAGGCATTAACTATAATATATATAAGTCAATtaagctatttttttaatttttaatttaaaaattttaaaaattaagagagagagaggtttttTTTNNNNNNNNNNNNNNNNNNNNNNNNNNNNNNNNNNNNNNNNNNNNNNNNNNNNNNNNNNNNNNNNNNNNNNNNNNNNNNNNNNNNNNNNNNNNNNNNNNNNNNNNNNNNNNNNNNNNNNNNNNNNNNNNNNNNNNNNNNNNNNNNNNNNNNNNNNNNNNNNNNNNNNNNNNNNNNNNNNNNNNNNNNNNNNNNNNNNNNNNNNNNNNNNNNNNNNNNNNNNNNNNNNNNNNNNNNNNNNNNNNNNNNNNNNNNNNNNNNNNNNNNNNNNNNNNNNNNNNNNNNNNNNNNNNNNNNNNNNNNNNNNNNNNNNNNNNNNNNNNNNNNNNNNNNNNNNNNNNNNNNNNNNNNNNNNNNNNNNNNNNNNNNNNNNNNNNNNNNNNNNNNNNNNNNNNNNNNNNNNNNNNNNNNNNNNNNNNNNNNNNNNNNNNNNNNNNNNNNNNNNNNNNNNNNNNNNNNNNNNNNNNNNNNNNNNNNNNNNNNNNNNNNNNNNNNNNNNNNNNNNNNNNNNNNNNNNNNNNNNNNNNNNNNNNNNNNNNNNNNNNNNNNNNNNNNNNNNNNNNNNNNNNNNNNNNNNNNNNNNNNNNNNNNNNNNNNNNNNNNNNNNNNNNNNNNNNNNNNNNNNNNNNNNNNNNNNNNNNNNNNNNNNNNNNNNNNNNNNNNNNNNNNNNNNNNNNNNNNNNNATCatcatatatttatgtataaatagttaaatatatatgtggtttaatttattttaaatatatatttcgtCTTTTAcaatataatttatattaataactatTTAATAACTGATTTTGTGTGTATATGTAGCATATAGTTATACGTATATAACTAATAATTACATAATATCATAAATATATTCGGATTAGTATATAAAattgactaaaaaaaatatatacgaaTCACTCTTAAGAACCTATAAATCTAGTATTATCATGTATGagagtattaaaaaaaaaatatcaatacatTATCTCTAATAAAGATCAATGTTATATATTCATATTAGAGGAATCCTAGGGGcaataatttttgtgatttgtagccattaaaTAGTCATTAataatggttttaatggtgtgagattggtgtgagatttcatctaatggctcacttttctttgctgattacatgctggccaaaatttaacaaagttgctaacCCCTAAACTTTTCCTTCATATTATATATGTTTATCAAATAGAAATCTATATCATATGATTGTTAAATAATTAAATCTAAGCCTCTATTATTAAGGCATTCCACATATGATCCAAGTTCCGAataaagtaattaattattttttttccattttttcccCCAGAATATGAATAGAGACGAAACGATCCTAATCTCATGTTCACACTTGAATGCTTTATAAGTAAATTAAACTCGTTTTAGCAAATATCCATAACACGAGTGTTAAGCGTGTGGTAGTAACCTAATAATTAGTATATGTATTAATGGAAAATATGTGTTTATTAAGACAAACTAATTAATAGCCTTATTAATTACAAGTAGTACAGGGGATGAATTATCTCATCTTCATCTCCATTAATTATTCTTCATGCATGCATGGTGGTTAGACCAGAGATTAGAGAATACTATATAATCAAGTCGAAAATCTCAAGCCACAACCTAATTCTGAATCTTTGAATGTACCTACATTTTTGTCAAGTTtctttggagaagaaccaaaagaagaattaaaagaacTATCACTTCCTCAGTTCCTTGACATCAACCGGGTTTGGTGGGTCCACCGATTTGGCCGGTGGGGCTTCTAAATCCCACATTGGGTAATagtcttattatttatttattttttaattggtAACCATCCACATTATGTATTTTTGCCTAATTTTTACTTAATTAGTAATTACATTACAACATTTTTTTTGTCTTCAAAAAAATTACATTACAACATTACAATTATTAAAAAAGAGTATTAGAGATggtaaattttataatttgtagTCATTATTTATCTAGTTTCTACTTAGTAATTACATTACAACATTACAATTGTTAAAAAAGAAGGGTTAGGAACAACagattttatgatttataatcatcaattagttattattaatatttttaaatatgtgAGANNNNNNNNNNNNNNNNNNNNNNNNNNNNNATTTTATGATtgtcattattaatatttttaataatatgagattatatctaataatataaaattatttttttattgattaaatattgaccaaattttaaaaattttctcttAGCGAAATATAGTTCTAGCTAGAATGTAGAATACGTAGCCTTAAGTCCTTAACTAAAGATTCGCTCAACCAATAACATGAAACATAGGAAACTCAATATTTGACTCTATAGGAAAGAAGGTGGAAGCTCACCAATTAGGTTTGAACTTTGAACCTCATGCTCTTcgtgtagttgaattaattccaCTCTCCAATTTGGATTAATTCTCAACTTATTATCAAACTTCAATTGCAAAAGGGTACACGAAATGATAACTACAaagtttatgtttaaattaattTTGTAGAAATTATAAATGGTGAATGAGTTATTaaggttaattttttttatatgaaaaaaattttgatatttttattaaaaatgagaTTATTTCGTATAATTACATGTGAATGAATTTTGTAGGTAGAGAATCAATATGCAGGATGTGTATTGGACACGC is a genomic window of Arachis ipaensis cultivar K30076 chromosome B06, Araip1.1, whole genome shotgun sequence containing:
- the LOC107605716 gene encoding allene oxide synthase 1, chloroplastic; translated protein: MASSTLPSSLFLQLDFPSIRVTTSNKLSLPSTNSNRSSFHVFPIRASVSERPTPSVSVPPERGQTNSLPSEPTINNLPMRKIPGDLGIPIIGPLKDRQDYFYNQGRDEFFKSRIQKYQSTVFRTNMPPGPFISNSPNVVVLLDAKSFPTLFDVSKVEKRDVFTGTYMPSTEFTGGYRVLAYLDPSEAKHGLLKRLMFFLLKSRRENVIPEFRSSYTEFFESLESELSEKGKADFALANDQAAFNFLGRSLFGSNPGDTELGTDGPGIVQKWVLFQLSPILRLGLPQFIEDSVFHNFRLPPKLIKKQYQRLYDFFYESSGFVLDEGERLGIPREEACHNLVFATCFNSFGGMKLFFPNVMKWIGRAGVKLHAQLAAEIRAAVKEAGGEVTMATMEKMELMKSVVYEALRIDPPVPLQYGKAKRDLVIESHEHAFQVKAGEMLFGYQPFATKDPKIFDRAEEFVGDRFMGEEGEKLLKYVIWSNGPETENPSISNKQCAGKDFVVLVSRLLVIELFLRYDSFEIQVGTSPLGSKITLTSLKRASF